A window of Clostridium sp. 'White wine YQ' contains these coding sequences:
- a CDS encoding GntR family transcriptional regulator yields the protein MKILISNKSDLPIYEQIKVQIKEQILSGNIPENEFLPSIRQLAKELGISVITTTRAYSDLEAEGFIATIQGKGSVVLPKDNEMVKEQYLRRIEESFLSAIEDAKIANISNKELIEILENLMEE from the coding sequence TTGAAAATATTAATTTCAAATAAATCTGATTTACCTATATATGAGCAGATAAAAGTTCAGATAAAAGAGCAGATTCTATCAGGAAATATTCCTGAAAATGAATTTTTACCCTCAATAAGACAATTAGCTAAAGAGTTAGGCATAAGTGTTATTACAACAACTAGAGCTTATTCAGATTTAGAAGCTGAAGGATTTATAGCAACAATACAAGGTAAAGGTAGTGTAGTTTTACCTAAGGATAATGAGATGGTAAAAGAACAGTACTTAAGACGAATAGAAGAGTCATTTTTATCAGCTATTGAAGATGCAAAGATTGCAAACATATCTAATAAAGAACTTATAGAAATATTAGAAAATTTGATGGAGGAGTGA
- a CDS encoding cation diffusion facilitator family transporter, which produces MDDKYENLKIAEKGARVSILAYIALAMFKLVVGYFSKSEALMADGLNNTTDIIASLAVLIGLRISRKPADENHAYGHLRAETIASLVASLIMIVVGLNVLYTAAKSIIYFKGEKPDIVAAITAIICAIAIYFVYRYNKKIAVSINSAGLMAAAKDNLSDAWVSVGTSVGIFASQFGFPWIDPLAAVIVGILIIKTGWEIFSEASHNLSDGFKKEDLDNIAKSISTVNGVLSIKSVRGRAHGNIILLDVVVTVDSKLTVVEGHSITVEIEKMLIDKFNISEAIVHVEPDI; this is translated from the coding sequence ATGGATGATAAATATGAAAACTTAAAGATAGCAGAAAAAGGTGCACGTGTTAGTATATTAGCATATATAGCTCTTGCAATGTTCAAATTAGTTGTAGGGTATTTTTCAAAGTCTGAAGCCTTAATGGCTGATGGACTTAATAATACCACAGATATAATAGCATCATTAGCTGTTTTAATTGGACTTAGAATATCAAGAAAACCAGCAGATGAAAATCATGCATATGGACATTTAAGAGCAGAAACCATAGCGTCCTTAGTAGCATCACTAATCATGATAGTTGTAGGGCTAAATGTTCTTTATACTGCTGCAAAATCAATAATATATTTTAAAGGAGAAAAACCAGATATAGTTGCAGCCATTACTGCAATTATTTGTGCAATAGCTATTTATTTTGTTTATAGATATAATAAGAAAATTGCAGTTTCAATAAATAGTGCGGGATTAATGGCAGCTGCTAAAGATAATCTATCTGATGCCTGGGTAAGTGTAGGAACTTCAGTTGGTATTTTCGCATCTCAATTTGGTTTTCCATGGATAGATCCACTAGCTGCTGTAATTGTTGGAATACTTATAATAAAGACTGGTTGGGAAATTTTTAGTGAAGCCTCCCATAATCTATCTGATGGATTTAAAAAAGAAGATTTAGATAATATCGCTAAAAGTATAAGTACTGTTAATGGGGTTCTAAGTATTAAAAGTGTAAGAGGTAGAGCCCATGGAAACATTATTCTATTAGATGTAGTAGTTACAGTTGATTCAAAATTAACCGTTGTAGAAGGGCATAGTATAACAGTAGAAATTGAGAAAATGCTAATAGATAAATTCAATATAAGTGAGGCTATTGTACATGTAGAGCCTGATATTTAG
- a CDS encoding DUF4491 family protein → MNYYGIIIGIGAFFIIGFLHPLVVKSEFYFGKRIWPLFLIGGIICLVGSISIKEEIASVLLGILGFALFWGIMELFEQENRVNKGWYPRNNKRK, encoded by the coding sequence ATGAACTATTATGGAATAATAATTGGCATTGGGGCATTTTTTATTATTGGTTTTTTACATCCATTAGTTGTAAAATCTGAATTTTATTTTGGAAAGAGAATTTGGCCATTATTTTTAATAGGCGGGATTATATGCTTAGTTGGCTCAATAAGCATTAAAGAAGAAATAGCCTCAGTTCTACTAGGAATATTGGGATTTGCTCTTTTTTGGGGTATAATGGAATTGTTCGAACAAGAGAACCGGGTTAACAAAGGCTGGTATCCTAGAAATAATAAAAGAAAATAA